A window from Planococcus maritimus encodes these proteins:
- a CDS encoding Crp/Fnr family transcriptional regulator — protein sequence MESGTDHLTPELEKLLTVNHVVKEYQKGDYLFREGEAVKGLYILRSGKVQIGKVTPDGRELALKICGTGQMVGEITVFAEGATYLLDARALTHTYCLKIPVEELEWSLEKDPALAMAFMKWMGIDQQKTQTRFRDLMLHGKKGALYSTLIRLGNSYGLEADGGLLIDISLTNQELANFCGMSREMVNRMLSDLRKQGTVGMKNGKIILYNIPKLKFDIDCEECPIYLCKID from the coding sequence TTGGAATCAGGGACTGATCATTTAACGCCAGAGCTCGAGAAGTTGTTGACGGTCAACCATGTAGTTAAAGAATATCAAAAAGGCGATTATCTTTTCCGAGAAGGGGAGGCGGTCAAAGGTCTCTATATTCTCCGTTCCGGAAAAGTACAGATCGGAAAAGTCACTCCGGACGGCCGGGAACTGGCGTTGAAAATTTGCGGCACTGGGCAAATGGTCGGCGAGATTACTGTGTTCGCAGAAGGGGCAACATATTTGCTGGACGCCCGTGCGCTGACTCATACCTACTGTTTGAAAATTCCTGTCGAAGAACTAGAGTGGTCGCTTGAAAAAGACCCTGCGCTTGCGATGGCATTTATGAAGTGGATGGGCATTGATCAGCAGAAAACCCAGACGCGCTTCCGGGATTTGATGCTTCATGGCAAAAAAGGAGCTTTGTATTCGACCTTAATTCGCCTCGGCAACAGCTACGGTCTAGAAGCAGACGGAGGCTTGTTGATCGACATCTCGCTGACGAACCAGGAGTTGGCAAACTTCTGTGGCATGAGCCGCGAAATGGTCAACCGGATGCTTAGTGACCTGCGCAAACAAGGAACCGTCGGCATGAAGAACGGTAAAATTATCCTGTACAACATTCCCAAACTGAAATTCGACATCGATTGTGAAGAATGCCCGATCTACCTCTGCAAAATCGACTAA
- a CDS encoding universal stress protein, whose amino-acid sequence MTLKYSRIMVAVDGSKEAEWAFKKATAAASRNNAELYLVHVIDNRSFGSIEAYDRTIADRTLKSGEELLAHYKEQAASQGATNVHTMIEYGSPKTIIPKKLANELEVDVIVCGATGLNAAERLIMGSVSERIVRTAKCDVLVVRRNQEDIDADQ is encoded by the coding sequence ATGACTTTGAAATATTCTCGAATTATGGTAGCAGTGGATGGTTCTAAAGAAGCCGAATGGGCTTTTAAGAAAGCGACAGCGGCAGCTTCTAGAAACAATGCTGAGCTATACCTCGTGCATGTTATCGATAATCGCTCATTCGGCTCCATTGAAGCTTACGACCGTACAATTGCAGACCGCACACTGAAAAGCGGGGAAGAATTGCTGGCCCACTACAAAGAACAAGCGGCATCACAGGGTGCCACGAATGTCCACACGATGATTGAGTACGGATCACCGAAAACCATCATTCCGAAAAAACTAGCGAATGAACTCGAAGTGGATGTCATCGTTTGTGGCGCCACTGGCCTGAATGCTGCGGAACGCCTGATCATGGGAAGTGTTTCCGAGCGCATCGTCCGCACCGCTAAATGCGACGTGCTTGTGGTCCGCAGAAATCAAGAAGACATCGACGCAGACCAATAA
- a CDS encoding M14 family zinc carboxypeptidase, translating to MKSLKKGAITLSLAGALALSAVPLNSTVVEAVGNGPGYGGNETINTSILTTYSEMADFLKKQDAKQPQMELEVIGQSVKGRDLYVAKYMSNPENPTILFLTQQHGNEQLTTEGALEFIKHLGTGKMKGVTDNVNILVVPMLNADGAMGDVDFSLDDYVASGDRNLTRYNAVGVDLNRDHIDKIQPETKALHENVMSKYDIDYMIDLHHQGASSERDGELVSGSILYPTTPNADPEVVEGSKKLGAVVFDAVDSTGWGHLGKYRGGDAETISRNGIAVEYGISTLLFEMRGMSDHEYEPYVLGQKSNGYLIKQTITTLESTVRAIADGSIDTQDTSFWDTLAFQQTRETE from the coding sequence ATGAAATCATTGAAAAAAGGGGCAATTACATTATCGTTGGCAGGGGCTCTTGCGTTAAGCGCAGTTCCGCTGAACTCTACAGTCGTCGAAGCAGTCGGCAACGGGCCTGGATATGGCGGCAATGAAACAATCAACACATCCATTTTGACCACCTATTCGGAAATGGCAGACTTTTTGAAAAAGCAGGATGCCAAGCAGCCGCAAATGGAACTTGAAGTCATCGGGCAGAGCGTCAAAGGGCGCGATTTGTACGTAGCAAAATACATGAGCAATCCGGAAAACCCAACTATCCTTTTCTTGACGCAGCAGCACGGCAACGAACAGCTGACAACAGAAGGGGCGCTTGAATTCATCAAGCATCTCGGCACCGGCAAAATGAAAGGCGTCACAGATAACGTCAATATCTTAGTCGTGCCAATGCTTAATGCAGACGGTGCCATGGGAGATGTCGATTTCTCATTGGACGATTACGTAGCTTCAGGTGACCGCAATTTGACCCGTTACAACGCAGTCGGGGTAGACTTGAACCGCGACCATATCGACAAAATACAACCTGAAACAAAAGCTTTGCATGAAAATGTTATGAGTAAATACGACATCGATTACATGATCGACTTGCATCATCAAGGCGCCAGCAGTGAACGCGACGGCGAATTGGTTTCCGGCTCGATTCTTTATCCGACCACGCCAAACGCTGACCCTGAAGTCGTCGAAGGATCGAAAAAACTCGGGGCTGTCGTGTTTGATGCGGTCGATTCAACTGGGTGGGGCCATCTCGGCAAATACCGTGGCGGCGACGCTGAAACGATTAGCCGCAACGGCATTGCAGTCGAATACGGCATTTCGACATTATTGTTCGAAATGCGTGGCATGTCCGACCACGAATACGAGCCTTATGTCCTTGGGCAAAAGAGCAACGGTTATTTGATCAAGCAAACCATTACGACATTGGAATCGACCGTACGTGCCATTGCGGATGGTTCGATTGATACACAAGATACCTCGTTCTGGGATACGTTGGCATTCCAACAAACCCGCGAAACCGAATAA
- a CDS encoding murein hydrolase activator EnvC family protein, whose protein sequence is MNTWSKWFVAALSAVLALSIFLPTASADKLSDLEKEKQQVEQEKNNLNSEIQSKNNAIVENQTELEKIMNKIQELNSEIEETQGKIDAVQAQIDQTKVEIDELKESIEELERKIAEREELLKERARAIQMSGGSVDYIDVLLGANSFVDFIDRASAVNTLIEADRDIMREQAADKKLLAEQKAEVEEKLAKQESQKAELVDLKDSLDAQKKKQDDLQDDLKAEQKRLAKEKSKLEEEHAEAMNISSSLEKKIGKEQARLAEIARKAEEKRKAEEAAARKAAAKKAAQSNASAATVTQAAAPTSSSGFIRPAAGRHTSGFGGRDIGDGAETHLGFDIANVPGTPIHAAASGYVSYAGSMGGYGNVIIVTHVINGQNYATAYAHLNSINVSVGQAVSQGQNIGGMGNTGRSTGPHLHFEIHIGSWNGARSNAVNPAAYIGG, encoded by the coding sequence TTGAACACATGGTCCAAATGGTTCGTCGCAGCATTATCCGCTGTTTTGGCGCTATCAATTTTCTTGCCAACAGCCAGTGCTGATAAATTGTCCGACCTCGAAAAAGAAAAACAACAGGTCGAGCAAGAAAAGAACAACTTGAATTCCGAAATCCAGTCAAAAAACAATGCCATTGTCGAAAATCAAACAGAGCTTGAAAAAATTATGAACAAAATACAAGAATTGAACAGCGAAATCGAAGAAACACAAGGTAAAATTGACGCCGTGCAAGCACAAATCGATCAAACGAAAGTCGAAATCGATGAATTGAAAGAATCGATCGAAGAACTCGAACGCAAAATCGCAGAACGCGAAGAACTGTTAAAAGAACGGGCACGTGCTATCCAAATGAGCGGTGGCTCTGTTGATTACATCGATGTATTGCTTGGGGCGAACAGCTTTGTCGATTTTATCGACCGCGCTTCAGCCGTTAACACATTGATCGAGGCAGACCGTGACATCATGCGTGAACAAGCAGCTGACAAAAAGTTGCTGGCTGAACAAAAAGCAGAAGTTGAAGAAAAACTCGCGAAGCAAGAAAGCCAAAAAGCAGAACTTGTGGACTTGAAAGATTCATTGGACGCACAAAAGAAAAAGCAAGACGATTTGCAGGATGATTTGAAAGCAGAACAGAAACGCCTAGCAAAAGAAAAATCAAAACTTGAAGAAGAGCATGCAGAAGCGATGAACATTAGTTCTTCACTTGAAAAGAAAATCGGCAAAGAACAAGCTCGTCTAGCGGAAATCGCGCGTAAAGCCGAAGAAAAACGCAAAGCGGAAGAAGCCGCAGCACGTAAAGCGGCAGCTAAAAAAGCAGCACAATCTAACGCTTCTGCAGCAACGGTTACACAAGCAGCAGCACCTACATCAAGCTCTGGATTTATTCGTCCGGCAGCTGGCCGTCATACTTCAGGATTTGGTGGCCGTGATATCGGCGACGGAGCTGAAACGCATCTTGGCTTCGATATCGCCAACGTCCCTGGAACACCAATCCACGCAGCAGCAAGCGGCTATGTCTCTTATGCTGGTTCGATGGGCGGCTACGGTAACGTCATTATCGTGACCCACGTCATCAACGGGCAAAACTATGCAACAGCTTATGCACATTTGAACTCCATCAATGTCTCTGTCGGCCAAGCGGTCTCTCAAGGACAGAACATCGGCGGCATGGGCAACACGGGGCGTTCTACTGGCCCTCACTTACACTTTGAAATCCACATCGGCAGCTGGAACGGCGCTCGCTCGAACGCAGTCAACCCAGCAGCATATATTGGCGGATAA
- the panB gene encoding 3-methyl-2-oxobutanoate hydroxymethyltransferase, which translates to MENTASLIKMKKQGDKIAMLTAYDYPSAKIAQAAGVDVLLVGDSLGMVVLGYDSTVKVTVEDMVHHGKAARRGATDTFLVVDMPFGSFHGSWDRTLENAMRIFQETNAQALKLEGAGEVLEVTRKLVGAGIPIVAHLGLLPQSAAVLGGYKVQGKTASAAKKLIEDAKACEAAGACMLVLECIPHQLAEQVTQELKIPVIGIGAGSETDGQVLVYHDTVKYGSHHLPKFVQSYAEAGETMQQGLSQYVEEVKSGAFPKEQHRFTMKEEELEQLYGSK; encoded by the coding sequence ATGGAAAATACAGCTTCATTAATCAAAATGAAAAAACAAGGGGATAAAATCGCGATGCTGACGGCTTACGATTACCCGTCCGCTAAGATTGCCCAAGCAGCAGGCGTGGACGTGCTGCTAGTCGGCGACTCGCTCGGCATGGTCGTACTCGGCTACGATTCGACCGTCAAAGTGACTGTCGAAGACATGGTCCATCACGGAAAAGCAGCGCGAAGAGGAGCGACGGATACCTTTCTCGTCGTTGATATGCCGTTCGGCTCGTTCCATGGAAGCTGGGACCGTACGCTTGAAAATGCCATGCGAATTTTCCAAGAAACAAACGCACAAGCTTTGAAACTTGAAGGTGCAGGGGAAGTGCTCGAAGTAACGCGTAAGCTCGTCGGGGCGGGTATTCCAATCGTCGCCCATCTCGGCTTATTGCCCCAATCCGCCGCTGTCCTCGGTGGCTATAAAGTGCAAGGCAAAACTGCAAGCGCCGCCAAGAAATTGATCGAAGACGCCAAAGCGTGCGAAGCGGCAGGCGCCTGCATGCTCGTACTTGAATGCATCCCGCATCAATTGGCCGAACAAGTGACACAAGAACTGAAGATCCCGGTCATCGGCATCGGCGCCGGCAGCGAAACCGACGGGCAAGTGCTCGTTTACCACGACACCGTCAAATACGGCTCGCACCATTTGCCGAAATTCGTCCAGTCTTACGCAGAAGCAGGCGAGACCATGCAACAAGGGCTCAGCCAATACGTCGAAGAAGTGAAAAGCGGCGCGTTCCCGAAAGAGCAGCACCGCTTCACGATGAAAGAAGAAGAGCTCGAGCAGCTGTATGGCTCGAAATAA
- a CDS encoding GNAT family N-acetyltransferase: protein MNFKKHAMTETGAREILSWRYPHPYDFYNGQATAESLNELMNGSYLMVTESDELFGFYCTGKGAQVPAGHEANAYSVGPVDIGLGMKPDKTGAGRGAAFLDFLLNEINERHPGYPLRLTVAQFNARAIRLYEKFGFVKVGEFQTAQAAFQVMTKDD, encoded by the coding sequence GTGAACTTTAAAAAACACGCGATGACAGAAACGGGTGCGCGTGAGATTCTCTCCTGGCGCTATCCGCATCCATACGATTTCTATAACGGACAAGCGACAGCGGAAAGTTTGAATGAACTAATGAATGGCAGCTACCTTATGGTGACGGAAAGTGATGAATTATTCGGCTTTTATTGCACGGGCAAGGGAGCGCAAGTGCCAGCTGGCCATGAAGCGAACGCTTATTCGGTGGGCCCTGTCGATATCGGGCTCGGCATGAAGCCGGACAAAACCGGAGCGGGCCGGGGAGCTGCGTTTCTAGATTTTCTGCTCAATGAAATCAACGAGCGCCATCCCGGATATCCCCTGCGCCTGACCGTCGCCCAGTTCAATGCACGCGCGATCCGTTTGTACGAAAAATTTGGATTCGTGAAAGTCGGGGAGTTCCAAACCGCCCAAGCCGCATTCCAGGTGATGACAAAAGATGACTGA
- a CDS encoding methyltransferase domain-containing protein, with protein MLGKQGFNEWAAEYDETVRESERQGTYPFAGYGDVLTEIFEGVDHKQQATVLDIGFGTGALASALYEKGHRIYGIDFSSEMIERAEKKMPEAQLVEWDMANGLPPAFDGLYFDCIVSTYALHHLEDAEKWSFLKQLLKRLAPGGSLWIGDIAFRTADDRLACQNEYENVWDGDEAYLVFDELKAALSNIAICEFNAHSHCGAVIQVRPECPFCHPVYDADQRIVFETEACWFLQHEKAQNVLEGSGVIVPKQHRMSPFELTQTEWQETQELLVMAKPLLDQLAPGGYTLGWNVGEASNQSIGHSHLHVIPRFDDEPYAGKGLRHWLKKPENRRPGQSGDAR; from the coding sequence ATGTTAGGAAAACAAGGATTCAACGAATGGGCAGCGGAATACGACGAGACAGTTCGTGAAAGCGAACGTCAAGGGACGTATCCGTTTGCTGGCTACGGTGATGTGTTAACAGAGATATTTGAAGGCGTTGACCATAAACAACAAGCTACGGTTTTAGACATCGGTTTTGGGACCGGTGCATTGGCGTCTGCTTTATATGAAAAAGGACATCGCATTTATGGCATCGATTTTTCTTCTGAAATGATCGAGCGTGCCGAGAAGAAAATGCCAGAAGCGCAGCTGGTGGAATGGGATATGGCGAATGGCTTGCCGCCTGCTTTTGACGGGCTTTATTTTGACTGCATCGTCAGTACCTACGCGCTTCATCATTTGGAAGACGCTGAAAAATGGAGCTTTCTCAAGCAATTGCTGAAAAGGCTGGCACCGGGCGGCTCGCTATGGATTGGTGATATCGCTTTTCGCACGGCAGATGACCGCCTAGCTTGCCAGAATGAATACGAAAACGTCTGGGATGGGGACGAAGCGTATCTCGTGTTTGATGAGCTTAAAGCGGCCTTATCCAATATTGCAATTTGCGAGTTCAATGCCCATTCCCATTGTGGCGCCGTGATCCAAGTGCGGCCGGAATGCCCTTTTTGTCACCCGGTTTATGACGCGGATCAACGCATCGTGTTCGAAACTGAAGCTTGCTGGTTTTTGCAGCATGAAAAAGCGCAAAATGTGCTTGAAGGGTCGGGTGTCATTGTCCCAAAACAGCATCGCATGTCACCGTTTGAGCTGACGCAAACAGAATGGCAGGAAACACAAGAACTGTTAGTGATGGCCAAACCTTTACTCGATCAATTAGCCCCGGGCGGCTATACGCTTGGCTGGAATGTTGGCGAAGCGTCGAATCAATCAATCGGCCATAGCCATCTTCACGTCATCCCGCGCTTTGACGATGAACCTTATGCCGGCAAAGGCTTGCGCCACTGGCTGAAAAAACCTGAAAACCGCCGTCCTGGCCAAAGCGGCGACGCACGGTGA
- a CDS encoding GNAT family N-acetyltransferase, whose protein sequence is MQFPILETERLLLTEITEQDTDRFFALLQREDVTYYYGMDRLLEKEEALEMIRAFRVVFEFRRGMRWGIRLRGEEELIGTIGFNQLQLRSKKTEVGYELHPDYWRKGLMEEALSAVLDYAFNELGLYRVGATTYPANMGSNRLLTKLGFKEEGRLRGYLHQRGESHDALVFSLLAPEWRPQQERNED, encoded by the coding sequence ATGCAATTTCCTATACTTGAGACAGAGCGGTTATTGCTGACGGAAATTACAGAACAAGACACTGACCGCTTTTTCGCGTTGTTGCAGCGTGAAGACGTCACGTATTATTACGGCATGGACCGATTATTGGAAAAAGAAGAAGCGCTCGAAATGATCCGCGCTTTTCGCGTCGTGTTTGAATTTAGGCGCGGCATGCGCTGGGGCATCCGGTTGCGCGGGGAAGAGGAATTGATCGGAACCATCGGATTTAATCAACTTCAGCTGCGCTCGAAAAAAACCGAAGTCGGGTACGAGCTGCATCCAGATTATTGGCGCAAAGGGCTGATGGAAGAAGCGCTCTCAGCTGTCCTGGACTATGCTTTCAACGAGCTGGGACTTTACCGGGTGGGTGCGACGACTTACCCGGCCAATATGGGCTCGAACCGGTTATTGACTAAACTAGGCTTTAAGGAAGAAGGGCGGCTGCGTGGCTATTTGCATCAACGAGGCGAGTCGCACGATGCACTGGTTTTTTCGCTATTGGCCCCGGAATGGAGACCGCAGCAAGAAAGAAATGAGGACTAG
- a CDS encoding GNAT family N-acetyltransferase has protein sequence MELESERLLLRRYRDEDFEFLYSLVRQQEVMRHIGNGQVKSRQQALEFLYWVYRMYQDHPEYGLLLLIRKEDGKRIGHAGLVPQVVGGQNELEVGYWLAPEFWGFGYASEAARLLCGRGFAKHGQQALISLIQPANQASRRVAESLGMACGEPILRNGQTVLIYRVQKERWHAISYT, from the coding sequence ATGGAATTGGAGAGCGAGCGCTTGCTGTTGCGCCGTTACCGGGATGAGGATTTTGAATTTCTCTATTCTTTAGTGAGACAGCAGGAAGTCATGAGGCATATCGGGAACGGCCAAGTGAAAAGCCGCCAGCAGGCATTGGAGTTTCTCTATTGGGTCTACCGCATGTACCAGGATCATCCTGAATACGGCTTATTGTTGTTGATTCGGAAAGAAGACGGCAAGCGAATTGGTCATGCCGGATTGGTGCCGCAAGTCGTAGGTGGCCAAAACGAACTCGAAGTCGGCTACTGGCTCGCCCCGGAATTTTGGGGCTTTGGCTATGCTAGTGAAGCGGCCAGGCTGCTATGTGGACGAGGATTTGCGAAGCACGGGCAACAGGCGCTTATTTCCCTTATTCAACCGGCAAACCAAGCTTCCAGAAGAGTAGCCGAATCACTCGGCATGGCATGCGGCGAACCGATTTTACGAAATGGACAAACCGTACTCATTTACCGGGTACAAAAGGAGCGATGGCATGCAATTTCCTATACTTGA
- a CDS encoding DUF4181 domain-containing protein codes for MYGPDYSGMQTGEMWGILGFIVIVGLIVFLVNWVLRKILGVRRKKFFAPSSNYVNSQHQKGDAYFRWGGAAIFLIVFFLFYEDGPFVPFMALVVMGLLQDTYTAYMEKKHSDNPNDYKFTLMQFPIALIIVFISGYIFLPNFIDVLFDGLD; via the coding sequence ATGTATGGCCCAGATTATTCTGGGATGCAAACAGGTGAGATGTGGGGAATTCTTGGTTTTATCGTGATTGTCGGGTTGATCGTATTTTTGGTGAATTGGGTCCTGAGAAAAATTTTGGGTGTCCGGCGTAAAAAGTTTTTTGCCCCGTCATCGAATTACGTGAACAGCCAACATCAAAAAGGAGATGCCTATTTCCGCTGGGGCGGTGCAGCAATTTTTCTCATTGTCTTTTTTTTGTTTTATGAGGACGGGCCGTTTGTTCCGTTCATGGCACTGGTGGTTATGGGATTGCTCCAGGACACCTATACCGCTTATATGGAAAAAAAGCATTCCGATAACCCGAACGATTATAAATTCACGTTAATGCAATTCCCGATTGCGCTCATCATCGTTTTCATAAGTGGATATATTTTTTTACCCAACTTCATTGATGTTCTTTTTGATGGATTGGATTGA
- a CDS encoding DUF4181 domain-containing protein, with translation MEETAYFTSPFEWMLGLPAFFVVSWLAIFCINWILRKILGVERKKWFSSDGYFVNEFHEKVERYFRYGSVALYIVFLLVFGFEQGSIYFVLFTFLLSAPQELFKAFLEKKHAENPNDYKFTLLEYPVSIVIFLTCAVTFTPDIFNLFMDELSSIFSN, from the coding sequence ATGGAGGAAACGGCTTATTTCACGTCGCCGTTTGAATGGATGCTGGGCTTGCCGGCATTTTTTGTTGTCTCATGGCTTGCTATTTTCTGTATCAACTGGATATTGCGAAAAATTCTAGGCGTGGAGCGAAAGAAATGGTTTTCGTCTGACGGATATTTCGTCAATGAGTTCCATGAAAAAGTGGAACGTTATTTCCGATATGGAAGTGTAGCGCTATACATCGTGTTTCTACTCGTTTTTGGTTTTGAACAAGGCTCTATTTATTTTGTCCTTTTTACATTTTTACTAAGCGCGCCTCAAGAGTTGTTCAAAGCCTTTCTGGAGAAAAAACACGCTGAAAATCCAAATGATTATAAATTTACTTTACTGGAATATCCCGTTTCGATCGTTATTTTCCTTACTTGCGCTGTGACATTTACGCCTGACATATTCAATCTATTTATGGACGAATTATCATCGATATTTTCAAATTGA
- a CDS encoding DUF4181 domain-containing protein — translation MSYYETDYNWVWEIAGFIGAAVLAIAGFGWLLRRILGVERKKWFSPSSNFVNSFHEKVNNYFRWGNLALYLTTLAVFGFQKGALYFMVLTILIGGIQELFNAYMEKKHANNPNAYKYTLLHYPASMVILISCAGAFFPEMIDVFIKQLS, via the coding sequence GTGAGCTATTACGAAACAGATTATAATTGGGTGTGGGAGATAGCCGGTTTTATTGGCGCGGCGGTTTTGGCCATCGCAGGATTTGGCTGGCTATTAAGAAGGATTTTAGGAGTTGAACGAAAAAAATGGTTTTCGCCTTCTTCAAATTTCGTCAACAGCTTCCACGAAAAAGTAAACAATTACTTTAGGTGGGGAAACCTTGCCCTCTATCTCACCACGCTCGCCGTTTTTGGTTTTCAAAAAGGGGCATTGTACTTCATGGTATTGACGATCTTAATCGGTGGGATTCAAGAGCTATTTAATGCTTATATGGAAAAAAAGCATGCCAATAACCCCAATGCTTACAAATATACGCTATTGCATTATCCCGCTTCGATGGTCATCCTGATCAGTTGTGCAGGGGCTTTTTTTCCGGAAATGATAGACGTGTTTATCAAACAACTGAGTTGA
- a CDS encoding dicarboxylate/amino acid:cation symporter, with protein MKALWKSYANVSLILKITIALILGVIVGLIFGPDAAVLAPLGDLLLRLLTFLIVPLIFFTLIVGINQSKIGDLGRMGGKVFLFYVLSSAFAIVVGLTVASIFQPGSGMQLDGSETFDVPDNPGFTSVLLNIVPSNIISAFSDMNLLGIIFTAFAFGIAISYMRSSEEFGELGKHLMKTITALNEATLIILKVILQYVPIGIFAIMAKTVGAQGLDTLGSLLGMVAVLYIAIAVQIALYIVAMLVFKVSPLAFFKQARTPMLTAFVTQSSSGTLPLTLDAARGLGISKSLYGFSLPLGATINMDGAAIRIAVSAIFAANIIGDPLSLSEMLLVVLIGTLATIGTAGIPGAGIVMIATVFVQLGLPMEAVALLTAIDALVGMGATMLNVTGDLAGSKLIDQSEKKRGATKA; from the coding sequence ATGAAAGCTCTTTGGAAATCTTACGCAAATGTATCGCTTATCTTGAAAATTACCATTGCACTCATCCTCGGCGTGATCGTCGGCTTGATCTTTGGGCCAGATGCGGCCGTTTTGGCCCCACTCGGAGATCTGCTATTGCGGCTTCTAACTTTCCTCATCGTGCCGCTGATTTTCTTCACTTTGATCGTTGGGATCAACCAATCGAAAATCGGGGATCTTGGCCGAATGGGCGGGAAAGTCTTCTTGTTCTATGTATTGAGTTCGGCATTCGCCATTGTGGTCGGCTTAACAGTCGCAAGCATTTTCCAGCCGGGTTCGGGCATGCAGCTCGACGGTTCGGAAACTTTTGATGTACCGGACAATCCTGGATTTACAAGTGTTCTATTAAACATTGTGCCATCGAATATCATTTCGGCATTTAGTGACATGAACTTGCTCGGGATCATCTTTACAGCGTTTGCGTTTGGTATCGCCATCTCTTACATGAGAAGTTCTGAAGAATTCGGCGAACTTGGCAAGCATTTAATGAAAACGATCACCGCGTTGAACGAAGCGACCTTGATCATCTTGAAAGTCATCTTGCAATACGTACCGATCGGGATTTTTGCCATCATGGCAAAAACAGTAGGTGCACAAGGGCTAGATACGCTCGGATCACTGCTCGGCATGGTCGCTGTCTTGTACATCGCCATTGCCGTACAAATTGCGCTTTATATCGTTGCGATGCTGGTGTTCAAAGTTAGCCCACTGGCTTTCTTCAAGCAAGCACGCACGCCGATGCTGACGGCTTTTGTCACACAAAGCAGCTCCGGCACCTTGCCGTTGACACTTGATGCAGCGCGCGGCCTCGGCATTTCGAAAAGCTTGTACGGCTTCAGTTTGCCGCTCGGCGCGACGATCAATATGGACGGAGCGGCTATCCGCATCGCGGTCTCCGCGATTTTTGCCGCCAATATCATCGGCGACCCGCTCAGCTTATCGGAAATGCTGCTAGTCGTTTTGATCGGGACACTTGCTACCATCGGAACTGCGGGCATTCCAGGCGCTGGCATCGTCATGATCGCCACTGTCTTTGTCCAGCTCGGGTTGCCGATGGAAGCCGTTGCCCTCTTGACTGCCATCGATGCACTTGTTGGCATGGGCGCCACCATGCTCAATGTGACAGGCGATTTGGCGGGATCAAAATTGATCGACCAAAGCGAGAAAAAACGTGGAGCCACCAAAGCTTAA
- a CDS encoding heme oxygenase, protein MYIVTNRIKMKPGFAEKMAPNFTRPGALQEMEGFHKVEVTVTQDLEEYDELNVNMYWETLENYEAWKSSDVFKQAHKRPEPAEGEEKKESPMLGSQLVITKVASVIEATK, encoded by the coding sequence ATGTATATCGTGACCAATCGCATCAAAATGAAACCGGGATTTGCTGAAAAAATGGCACCCAACTTCACCCGCCCAGGCGCATTGCAGGAAATGGAAGGCTTTCATAAAGTCGAAGTGACCGTTACTCAGGACCTGGAAGAATACGATGAACTGAACGTCAATATGTACTGGGAAACCTTAGAGAATTATGAAGCCTGGAAATCCAGCGATGTCTTCAAGCAAGCCCATAAACGTCCGGAACCGGCTGAAGGCGAAGAGAAAAAAGAATCGCCGATGCTTGGCAGCCAGCTCGTCATCACGAAAGTCGCTTCGGTTATTGAAGCTACTAAATAA